In the genome of Haloferax mediterranei ATCC 33500, one region contains:
- a CDS encoding ABC transporter ATP-binding protein, whose translation MSQLELRNLRKEFTGGGESVVAVDDVDLTLNDGEFLVLVGPSGCGKSTTLRMIAGLESVTSGDVIVDGESMTDLEPRERDIAMVFQNYALYPHMTTRENIGFGLKMTTDLDSEERNRQVEDVAESLGIEELLDDYPKELSGGQQQRVALGRAIIRDPEVFLMDEPLSNLDAKLRTQMRTELKALQDDLNVTTVYVTHDQTEAMTMGDRIAILNHGELQQVGTPLECYHQPANKFVAGFIGAPSMNFMDVASKNERLIHKMFDYEISEATAQAIEGYDRVTLGIRPEDIRIVDGSDVQNPIPAEVHLVEPLGDVSHVALNIGNKRFTAAVPGGQKFDRGEEVTLHFPEDSLHLFDATSGQTLKNSSRSADEEPVIHA comes from the coding sequence ATGTCACAGTTAGAGCTGCGTAACCTCCGGAAGGAATTCACCGGAGGGGGCGAGAGCGTCGTTGCGGTCGACGATGTCGATTTGACACTTAACGATGGTGAGTTTTTGGTTCTTGTCGGTCCCTCGGGATGCGGTAAGTCGACCACACTTCGAATGATAGCAGGATTGGAATCGGTCACAAGCGGGGATGTCATCGTCGACGGTGAGTCGATGACGGATTTGGAGCCACGCGAGCGCGATATCGCCATGGTGTTCCAAAATTACGCCCTGTACCCGCACATGACGACCCGAGAGAACATCGGGTTCGGACTGAAGATGACGACCGACCTCGACTCCGAAGAACGGAATCGGCAAGTCGAGGATGTCGCCGAGTCGCTGGGTATCGAAGAGCTACTCGACGATTATCCGAAAGAGCTGTCCGGCGGGCAACAACAACGCGTCGCGCTCGGCCGTGCAATCATTCGCGATCCCGAAGTGTTCCTGATGGACGAGCCGCTTTCGAACCTCGATGCCAAGCTTCGGACGCAAATGCGCACAGAACTCAAAGCGCTGCAAGACGACCTGAACGTCACGACCGTTTACGTCACTCACGACCAGACCGAGGCGATGACGATGGGCGACCGCATCGCAATTCTGAACCACGGAGAACTTCAGCAGGTCGGCACACCGCTTGAGTGCTACCACCAACCGGCCAATAAGTTCGTTGCTGGTTTCATCGGTGCTCCCTCGATGAACTTCATGGATGTCGCGTCCAAAAACGAGCGGCTCATCCACAAGATGTTCGACTACGAGATCTCCGAAGCAACCGCCCAAGCGATTGAGGGGTACGACCGTGTGACGTTAGGAATCCGGCCGGAAGACATCCGAATCGTGGATGGTTCAGATGTCCAAAACCCGATTCCCGCCGAAGTGCACCTCGTAGAACCACTGGGGGACGTGTCACACGTCGCACTGAACATCGGCAACAAGCGGTTTACGGCCGCCGTTCCAGGTGGTCAGAAGTTCGACCGCGGTGAGGAAGTAACACTACACTTCCCCGAAGATAGTCTCCATCTGTTCGATGCCACCTCCGGACAGACACTGAAAAATAGTTCGCGGTCGGCCGACGAAGAACCCGTCATTCACGCCTGA
- a CDS encoding Rid family detoxifying hydrolase, translating to MRELTTDDAPASIGPFSQGIETDGTIYVSGQGPIDPETGDVVSQDVREQTRQTLANVEAVLRAGGASLDDVVKATVFVNDMRYYDEVNEVYGELLSSPYPARSAVEVVKLPVDIKVEIEVVAEA from the coding sequence ATGCGCGAACTCACCACCGACGACGCACCCGCAAGTATCGGCCCGTTTTCTCAAGGCATCGAAACCGACGGCACCATCTACGTCTCCGGACAGGGACCAATCGACCCCGAAACCGGCGACGTTGTCAGCCAAGATGTACGCGAACAGACGAGACAGACTCTCGCAAACGTCGAGGCAGTCCTCCGTGCTGGCGGTGCCTCCCTCGACGATGTCGTGAAAGCGACCGTCTTCGTCAACGACATGCGGTACTACGATGAGGTAAACGAGGTGTACGGCGAACTGCTGTCATCTCCATATCCTGCCCGCAGCGCGGTCGAAGTCGTAAAGCTCCCGGTCGACATCAAAGTCGAAATCGAAGTCGTCGCCGAAGCGTAA
- a CDS encoding carbohydrate ABC transporter permease: MLSALQTEDEDGRIPESWRLTTDGRELLFDAFARFALGLVLLFALFPIWMMVMNSFKSRSQVMTENPTLIPTEFHVSNYFEMWQRFPLFEYFLNSLIIASVTTVVTILIASLAAYAFSRYEFPGKAKLELSILGTQMIPGVLILLPMYLLFINIQMQVGLPMKDTYHGLIFLYSTFTIPFAIWMLRGYFDTIPKALGEAARIDGCTRLEALFRVVMPLAAPGIAATSMFVFLLAFNEVLFASVLGSDSVTPFAIGIQEFQTQTQTYWGQMMAASTVATIPLLFLFVLFQKPIVSGLTSGSVKH; the protein is encoded by the coding sequence ATGTTGAGCGCACTCCAAACTGAAGACGAAGACGGCCGCATCCCGGAGTCGTGGCGTTTGACGACCGACGGGCGTGAACTCCTCTTCGATGCCTTCGCGCGGTTCGCGCTCGGGTTGGTACTTCTGTTCGCGCTGTTTCCCATCTGGATGATGGTGATGAACAGCTTCAAATCCCGAAGTCAGGTGATGACGGAGAATCCGACGCTCATCCCCACGGAGTTCCACGTTTCGAACTACTTCGAGATGTGGCAGCGCTTCCCGCTTTTCGAGTACTTCCTGAACAGCCTCATTATCGCCAGCGTGACGACGGTCGTCACCATCCTCATCGCCAGTCTGGCTGCCTACGCGTTCTCGCGGTACGAGTTCCCCGGGAAGGCGAAGCTCGAACTGTCGATTCTCGGGACGCAGATGATTCCCGGCGTGCTCATCCTGCTGCCGATGTACCTGCTTTTCATCAACATCCAGATGCAGGTCGGCCTCCCGATGAAAGACACGTATCACGGACTCATCTTCCTCTATTCGACGTTCACCATCCCCTTTGCAATCTGGATGCTCCGCGGATACTTCGATACGATTCCGAAGGCGCTGGGCGAGGCTGCACGAATCGACGGCTGTACGCGACTCGAAGCACTCTTCCGTGTCGTGATGCCGCTTGCAGCACCCGGCATCGCCGCGACGTCGATGTTCGTGTTCCTCCTCGCGTTCAACGAGGTGCTTTTCGCGTCCGTCCTCGGCTCTGACAGCGTCACACCGTTCGCGATTGGCATTCAGGAGTTCCAGACGCAGACCCAGACCTACTGGGGACAGATGATGGCGGCGTCGACGGTCGCGACGATTCCGCTGTTGTTCCTGTTCGTCCTGTTCCAGAAGCCAATCGTCTCGGGACTCACCTCGGGAAGCGTAAAGCACTAA
- a CDS encoding PIG-L deacetylase family protein, whose translation MKLLAIVAHPDDAAIFCGGTLAKHAERGDHVTVAHMTRGEYGGLGSDTEEDVATVRTEESRAAGDVLGVDEVEFLGFKDGRVEYSLENRLALVDTLRKYDPDVVLTHFKDDMHPDHQATARLVTDAYYMASLPLVETDFEPCDPDNIYFFGKPTSSFEAETFVDISGYLDTKIGALEQHVSQIDFLIDHGGIDAEFDNLVDSLRAEGMTLGKRVGCEAAEGFAPLHEQARDFLMD comes from the coding sequence ATGAAATTGTTAGCAATAGTCGCACATCCAGACGACGCTGCAATCTTCTGTGGCGGAACGCTCGCAAAGCACGCCGAACGTGGTGACCACGTCACGGTCGCGCACATGACTCGCGGGGAGTACGGCGGTCTCGGAAGCGACACTGAAGAAGACGTTGCGACGGTCAGAACTGAGGAATCCCGCGCCGCGGGCGACGTTCTCGGCGTTGACGAAGTCGAGTTCCTCGGCTTCAAAGACGGCCGTGTCGAGTACTCGCTCGAAAACCGCCTCGCCCTCGTAGACACCCTCCGGAAGTACGACCCCGACGTCGTCCTCACGCACTTCAAGGACGACATGCACCCGGACCATCAGGCGACCGCCCGCCTCGTAACCGATGCGTACTATATGGCGTCACTCCCGCTCGTCGAGACCGATTTCGAACCGTGCGACCCCGACAACATCTACTTCTTCGGGAAGCCCACGTCGTCGTTCGAAGCCGAGACGTTCGTCGACATCTCCGGCTACCTCGACACGAAAATCGGGGCGCTCGAACAGCACGTCTCGCAAATTGACTTCCTCATCGACCACGGCGGTATCGACGCGGAGTTCGACAACCTCGTCGATAGCCTCCGTGCTGAAGGGATGACCCTCGGGAAACGCGTCGGCTGTGAGGCCGCCGAAGGTTTCGCACCGCTTCACGAACAGGCCCGAGACTTCCTGATGGACTGA
- a CDS encoding aminotransferase class V-fold PLP-dependent enzyme, with protein sequence MTEQRYRSHTDSIYGELDVPTVVNAAGTKTRIGGSLIRAEALEAMNDAASTFVELGDLQAAASDRIAEITGAEAGYVTSGAAAGLCLSAAAAIAGHDIAAMDRLPDTEGLPSEILMPRTHRTGYDHALRAAGATIVDIGTNDLHLGTGSTNVEPWEIEANITDETAAIAYMEKSYTEPPLDVVADIAHDHDIPVIVDAAAELPPRSNFSRFIEQGADLVVFSGGKGIRGPQTTGIVAGKQEYIESIALQHLDMHVAEAAWSPPKRLIDLDNFAGVPRQGIGRSMKVGKEELVGLIYALEAFMEEEQAETQREWQNRADNIACAIEDAGLETHVTGGSDVSVAPEVVINVDESSETTAIELVRRLRAENPRVYLGGDRIDEGEVVANPMCITDDEADYVADRIVANVEN encoded by the coding sequence ATGACAGAGCAACGTTACCGGAGTCATACCGACTCCATATACGGAGAGTTGGACGTCCCGACAGTGGTCAACGCGGCCGGGACGAAGACACGAATCGGTGGGAGCCTCATTAGAGCAGAGGCACTCGAAGCGATGAATGACGCCGCCTCGACTTTCGTTGAGCTTGGGGACCTCCAGGCGGCCGCTTCGGACCGCATCGCCGAAATCACCGGCGCGGAAGCCGGCTACGTTACCAGTGGGGCGGCTGCTGGGCTATGTCTCTCTGCCGCAGCGGCTATCGCAGGCCACGATATCGCAGCGATGGACCGTCTCCCTGACACTGAGGGACTGCCAAGCGAGATACTGATGCCCCGGACGCATCGAACCGGCTACGACCACGCCCTCCGCGCTGCGGGTGCAACTATCGTCGACATCGGGACAAACGACCTTCACCTTGGAACCGGTTCGACGAACGTGGAACCGTGGGAAATCGAGGCGAACATCACCGACGAGACGGCCGCCATCGCCTATATGGAAAAGTCGTACACCGAGCCACCGCTCGATGTAGTCGCCGACATCGCTCACGACCACGACATCCCCGTCATCGTCGATGCGGCCGCCGAATTACCGCCACGCTCGAACTTCTCCCGTTTCATCGAGCAGGGTGCCGACCTCGTCGTGTTCAGTGGTGGGAAAGGAATTCGCGGCCCACAAACGACCGGAATCGTCGCTGGCAAACAGGAGTATATCGAGTCCATCGCTCTCCAACACCTCGACATGCACGTCGCCGAAGCGGCTTGGTCGCCACCGAAGCGACTCATCGACCTCGATAACTTCGCTGGCGTTCCCCGACAGGGAATCGGTCGCTCGATGAAGGTCGGCAAGGAGGAACTGGTCGGTCTCATCTACGCCCTCGAGGCGTTCATGGAGGAAGAGCAAGCAGAGACACAGCGCGAATGGCAGAACCGAGCCGACAACATCGCTTGCGCCATCGAAGATGCCGGATTGGAGACGCACGTCACCGGCGGCAGCGACGTCAGCGTCGCCCCAGAAGTCGTCATCAACGTCGACGAGTCGTCCGAAACCACCGCTATCGAACTCGTCCGCCGACTTCGCGCCGAGAACCCTCGCGTGTACCTCGGTGGCGACAGAATCGACGAGGGCGAAGTCGTTGCGAACCCGATGTGTATCACCGACGACGAGGCCGACTACGTCGCCGACCGCATCGTCGCAAACGTCGAGAACTGA
- the nagZ gene encoding beta-N-acetylhexosaminidase, with product MADNVLTAERPVHAVPLEEKVGQLFVAGFDGVEPTDDIEQLVSSHHLGGIIYFSRNIESPSQVASLSERLQTIAREAGEPPLLIATDQEGGVVSRFDWGAQLPSQMALGATQDPTRLRSAGETVGEELASLGISMNFAPVLDVNNNPENPVIGVRSFGDDPEAVGELGSALASGFQSAGVIACGKHFPGHGDTETDSHRSLPVIPHDKDRLEAVEFVPFRRAIDDGIDALMTTHIAFPAITGDDTLPATLSKEVLTGLLREEFEFDGLLVSDCLEMNAIAETVGTAEGAVQAIAAGCDVVLVSHSPERQREAIERVIDAVESGEIPEARVDSAFERVREYKHRQFTEEREKPQTWTETVEQSREVARQLAREGATVVRDRDDTLPFDTSAPIHLVGFTGDAQSDAEDDRYDPNDFRTSLARNETKVYHHEVTDTHGYEHPFDGGEQVVVATYHARSNPGQARVVREIADAATRLAVVSVRDPYDLAAVPDASTYVTGYGYSPAMLDALADVVVGKAGGDGTLPVTIPGVE from the coding sequence ATGGCAGACAACGTGTTGACAGCGGAGCGCCCCGTCCATGCGGTGCCGCTCGAAGAAAAGGTCGGACAGTTGTTTGTGGCCGGTTTCGACGGGGTCGAACCGACCGACGACATCGAACAGTTAGTGTCGTCGCACCATCTCGGTGGCATCATCTACTTCAGTCGGAACATCGAGTCACCGTCGCAGGTCGCGTCGCTCTCGGAACGACTCCAGACCATCGCGCGCGAAGCGGGCGAGCCACCACTCCTCATTGCGACAGACCAGGAAGGCGGCGTCGTCTCCCGGTTCGACTGGGGTGCACAACTGCCCAGTCAGATGGCACTCGGGGCGACTCAGGACCCAACGAGACTCCGGTCAGCAGGCGAAACAGTCGGCGAAGAACTCGCCTCGCTCGGCATTTCGATGAACTTCGCGCCGGTTCTGGACGTTAACAACAACCCCGAAAACCCGGTTATCGGCGTACGGTCGTTCGGGGACGACCCGGAAGCCGTCGGCGAGTTAGGGTCGGCGCTCGCGTCGGGGTTCCAGTCCGCTGGAGTCATCGCCTGCGGGAAGCACTTCCCCGGACACGGCGATACCGAGACCGATTCGCATCGGTCGCTGCCAGTCATTCCACACGACAAAGACCGACTGGAGGCCGTCGAGTTCGTCCCGTTCCGCCGCGCCATCGACGACGGTATCGACGCGCTCATGACGACTCACATCGCTTTCCCGGCGATTACGGGAGACGACACGCTCCCGGCCACACTTTCGAAGGAAGTCCTCACCGGCCTCCTTCGCGAGGAGTTCGAATTCGACGGACTGCTCGTCTCCGACTGTCTGGAGATGAACGCTATCGCTGAGACAGTCGGAACGGCCGAAGGAGCGGTGCAAGCGATTGCAGCAGGTTGTGACGTGGTACTCGTATCGCACTCGCCCGAGCGCCAGCGAGAGGCTATCGAACGGGTCATCGACGCCGTCGAGTCCGGTGAGATTCCCGAGGCGCGCGTCGACAGCGCGTTCGAGCGGGTGAGAGAATACAAGCACCGACAGTTTACCGAAGAGCGTGAGAAGCCGCAAACGTGGACGGAGACAGTCGAGCAATCGCGCGAGGTCGCACGACAACTCGCACGAGAGGGAGCGACCGTCGTCCGCGACCGCGACGACACACTCCCGTTCGACACGTCAGCACCCATCCACCTCGTCGGCTTTACCGGTGACGCCCAGTCGGATGCGGAAGACGACCGATACGACCCGAACGACTTCCGCACGTCGCTTGCTCGAAACGAGACGAAGGTGTATCACCACGAGGTCACAGACACCCACGGATACGAACATCCATTCGACGGGGGCGAACAAGTCGTCGTCGCAACGTACCACGCACGGTCGAATCCCGGACAGGCACGGGTCGTCCGCGAGATAGCGGATGCAGCGACCAGACTCGCAGTCGTCTCGGTCCGTGACCCCTACGACCTCGCCGCAGTACCAGACGCTTCGACGTACGTTACGGGCTACGGCTACTCACCGGCAATGCTGGATGCACTCGCGGACGTGGTTGTCGGGAAAGCAGGCGGAGACGGGACGCTACCGGTGACGATTCCGGGTGTGGAATGA
- a CDS encoding G8 domain-containing protein, producing MVLDQNTPNLGGVTVQGVLEFKDGAYRELTSDYVLAEGDGMIRIGTEDEPFQSKAVITLTGTETDESIRGSGGMAIGTKLFGTFDGGIIDIHGASREKTDWTQLGATANAGDQRIQLKEAVNWEPGDEIVIAPSGTDPTEAERRTVESVDGDTVELNSGLDHDHFGETQEAKGRTVDMRAEVGLLTRNVVMRGDNEVSNPGGEGTYNNPTKGDTSLEYETGFGAHGIFAKDPKRVQIEGMEIYHAGQTGHKARYPLHFHHANEQPNSYIAHNSVHDSYQRGYNSHGTGNVTYERNVGYDINGHCFLVEEGLEAEQNNVFRENLVVFNRRVRRGDRPFGGRASASGDSNEQNDFRPAAFWISNPNNVLEGNHAAGGYLANGFFYDGRGGFEVDEADIDITFRNNTAHTYSADAELRYKNLARGFGVLVQMFPDGVEQFPFPEAPEHSIEGLTAYNNGHSAVWTEWSHTTLEDSVIADFRVGHFAIGGSTTRSNLFVGSSNNPVGRGGGGDFFSTSDTGSSGDSTHEEYDEAVEKAIEQKRNGSDGAKEPRKETKIGNGSYGTSQVSKKLNNSSSYGTEKTSKNPNSSNGTRTTSTYYGTSDGTGIFNDTIYYRDTPSNEANEFDSVVQPSRQRIRALEVS from the coding sequence GTGGTCCTTGACCAGAACACGCCGAATTTGGGCGGTGTCACGGTTCAAGGCGTTCTGGAATTCAAAGACGGAGCGTACAGAGAACTCACGAGCGACTACGTCCTGGCCGAGGGCGATGGAATGATTCGCATCGGAACCGAGGACGAACCTTTCCAGAGTAAGGCAGTTATTACGTTGACTGGAACGGAGACGGACGAGAGCATTAGAGGTAGTGGTGGGATGGCCATCGGCACGAAGCTTTTCGGCACCTTTGACGGTGGCATCATCGACATACACGGTGCGTCTCGCGAAAAGACCGACTGGACGCAACTCGGAGCCACTGCCAACGCAGGTGACCAGCGTATCCAACTCAAAGAGGCGGTCAACTGGGAACCAGGAGACGAAATCGTAATCGCCCCGAGTGGGACAGACCCCACAGAAGCCGAGCGGCGCACGGTCGAATCAGTCGACGGAGACACCGTGGAACTCAACTCGGGACTGGACCACGACCACTTCGGAGAGACTCAAGAGGCCAAGGGACGAACCGTCGATATGCGTGCCGAGGTCGGGCTGTTGACTCGCAATGTCGTCATGCGGGGCGATAATGAGGTTTCGAACCCCGGCGGTGAGGGAACGTACAACAACCCGACGAAAGGAGACACCAGCCTCGAATACGAAACCGGCTTCGGTGCACATGGCATCTTCGCTAAGGACCCCAAACGGGTCCAAATCGAGGGGATGGAAATCTACCACGCCGGTCAGACAGGTCACAAGGCCCGATACCCGCTACACTTCCATCACGCCAACGAACAGCCGAACTCGTATATCGCACACAACAGCGTCCACGATAGTTACCAACGCGGCTACAACAGCCACGGCACTGGTAACGTGACCTACGAACGAAACGTTGGATACGATATCAACGGCCACTGTTTCCTCGTCGAAGAAGGTCTCGAAGCCGAACAGAACAACGTGTTTCGGGAGAATTTAGTGGTTTTCAACCGACGCGTTCGCAGGGGAGACCGGCCCTTCGGTGGCAGAGCGAGTGCCAGCGGCGATTCGAACGAACAAAACGACTTCCGGCCGGCCGCCTTCTGGATTTCGAACCCGAACAACGTACTTGAGGGCAACCACGCCGCAGGTGGATACCTCGCCAACGGGTTCTTCTACGATGGTCGGGGTGGCTTCGAGGTGGACGAGGCTGATATCGACATTACCTTCCGGAACAATACAGCCCACACGTACTCGGCAGACGCGGAACTCCGATACAAGAACCTCGCCCGCGGATTCGGCGTGTTGGTCCAGATGTTCCCGGACGGTGTCGAGCAGTTCCCCTTCCCGGAGGCCCCTGAACACAGTATCGAGGGGCTGACGGCTTACAATAACGGTCATTCGGCGGTCTGGACCGAGTGGAGTCATACCACACTCGAAGACTCCGTCATCGCCGACTTCCGGGTCGGTCATTTCGCCATCGGTGGTTCGACGACTCGCAGTAATCTCTTCGTTGGCAGTAGTAACAATCCTGTCGGGCGAGGTGGTGGAGGCGACTTCTTCAGCACATCCGACACCGGTAGTTCAGGCGACTCTACCCACGAGGAATACGACGAAGCGGTCGAAAAGGCGATCGAACAGAAACGAAACGGAAGTGACGGAGCAAAAGAGCCCCGGAAGGAGACAAAGATCGGAAACGGTTCTTATGGCACCAGTCAGGTCTCAAAGAAGTTGAACAACAGCAGTTCCTACGGCACCGAAAAGACCTCCAAGAACCCGAACAGCAGCAACGGCACCCGCACGACCAGCACGTATTATGGTACGAGTGATGGTACTGGAATCTTCAACGACACGATCTACTATCGCGACACCCCGTCGAACGAAGCGAACGAGTTCGACAGCGTCGTCCAGCCGTCCCGTCAGCGAATCAGAGCCCTTGAGGTTAGCTGA
- a CDS encoding carbohydrate ABC transporter permease, which translates to MLERARSGITRAVPNWVQARLPRLSDDTRFAYKLLLPAFVMMGLIHFLPIIWGFYISFVQLDAAYVSNWWNAPIVGFENYAKVFNPNTIVGAEFWTSLRQTLIFTVGSVMGIYTLGLATALLLNRDFRGKLAARTLVLVPWIAPAVVTVLTWQMMFRTDTGMINHILRSVGLIDGSFFWLIGPRSILAITAVWTWQNFPWAAIMLYAGLQSIPEHLYEAAETDGAGRWGKFRYITMPQLKPVSVVIVLLMVVWTLINFTVPYVLLGSSPSDSGKVLMLFIYNYAFTNWSFGLGAAMSAILFIVAMILAYIYYSRVIDGEFEGGAI; encoded by the coding sequence ATGTTAGAGCGTGCCAGAAGTGGTATCACCAGAGCCGTCCCGAACTGGGTACAGGCTCGACTACCCAGACTCAGCGACGATACACGATTCGCCTACAAACTCCTCTTGCCGGCGTTTGTGATGATGGGACTCATCCATTTCCTGCCCATCATCTGGGGGTTCTACATCAGTTTCGTCCAACTCGATGCGGCCTACGTGTCGAACTGGTGGAATGCGCCAATCGTCGGCTTCGAAAACTACGCCAAGGTATTCAACCCGAACACTATCGTCGGTGCTGAGTTCTGGACCTCACTCCGACAGACGCTCATCTTCACGGTCGGGTCCGTCATGGGCATCTACACGCTCGGGTTGGCGACGGCCCTGCTTTTGAACAGAGACTTCAGAGGGAAACTCGCCGCTCGGACGCTCGTGTTGGTGCCGTGGATTGCGCCCGCGGTCGTGACCGTTCTGACCTGGCAGATGATGTTCCGCACCGACACGGGGATGATTAACCACATTCTTCGGTCGGTCGGGCTCATCGACGGGTCGTTCTTCTGGCTCATCGGCCCGCGGTCGATACTCGCGATTACCGCCGTGTGGACGTGGCAGAACTTCCCGTGGGCGGCGATTATGCTCTATGCGGGCTTGCAGTCGATTCCAGAGCACCTCTACGAGGCCGCAGAGACCGACGGCGCGGGTCGATGGGGGAAATTCCGGTACATCACGATGCCACAGCTAAAGCCCGTTTCAGTCGTCATCGTCCTCTTGATGGTCGTCTGGACGCTCATCAACTTCACCGTCCCGTACGTGCTTCTCGGGTCGAGTCCGAGCGACTCCGGAAAGGTGCTCATGTTGTTCATCTACAACTACGCGTTCACCAACTGGTCGTTCGGTCTCGGCGCTGCGATGAGTGCGATTCTGTTCATCGTCGCAATGATACTCGCGTACATCTACTACAGTCGTGTCATCGACGGCGAATTCGAGGGAGGTGCTATCTGA
- a CDS encoding extracellular solute-binding protein gives MEDASTRNLSRRQLLAGAGAATATGLTGCLGQFGNKTKQSSNDVTLQARHFATPGVEKFYEKHAAKFEEETGIAVEVETMGWGNAKQKQLNSITSRDGPDIEEIASTWMPQQVQSDAWMDLGELGISLDGVYDQPTNVANYDGITTGFPWFWGPRGHLVHQGMLDEAGISDQPTSWDQLVEQSKQFKETFPEKHLFGLPGANNWAVTQFYAMFVWQAGGSLLSDDKSEAVFNSESAVKALNFYKDLATEYEVAPKASAEWDGPARDSAFINKRIAGTWSALNTVDKVVSEGDATRDSMAVYKPPAGPNGQSATFYGVNLVGIHPWTDYPDEAAKWLKYLMRPAVNADVASMTGFLPTIKSGFDQEQFSGPLYQKFSDEVLPGAKTFPQVIGWGEVEGTIKNAVTDILTKGVSGDWSEGDTKAALDKAVQQANNVLSEN, from the coding sequence ATGGAAGACGCTAGTACGCGCAATCTGTCGCGGAGACAGCTTCTCGCAGGTGCCGGAGCGGCAACGGCAACTGGCCTGACGGGTTGTCTCGGGCAGTTTGGCAACAAGACGAAACAGAGTAGTAACGACGTAACCCTCCAAGCCCGGCACTTCGCAACTCCCGGCGTCGAGAAGTTCTACGAGAAACACGCCGCGAAGTTCGAAGAAGAAACGGGCATCGCCGTCGAAGTCGAGACGATGGGCTGGGGCAACGCGAAGCAAAAACAACTCAACAGCATCACCAGCCGCGACGGTCCGGATATCGAAGAAATCGCATCGACGTGGATGCCACAACAAGTGCAGTCGGACGCATGGATGGACCTTGGTGAACTCGGGATCAGCCTCGACGGCGTCTACGACCAGCCGACGAACGTCGCAAACTACGATGGCATTACCACCGGCTTCCCGTGGTTCTGGGGTCCTCGCGGACACTTGGTCCATCAGGGCATGCTCGACGAAGCCGGAATCAGTGACCAACCGACGTCGTGGGACCAACTCGTCGAACAGAGCAAGCAGTTCAAAGAGACGTTCCCCGAAAAGCATCTGTTCGGGCTGCCGGGGGCGAACAACTGGGCAGTTACCCAGTTTTACGCCATGTTCGTCTGGCAGGCCGGCGGGAGCCTCCTCTCCGACGACAAATCGGAAGCGGTGTTCAACAGCGAAAGCGCCGTCAAAGCACTCAACTTCTACAAAGACCTCGCGACGGAATATGAGGTCGCCCCGAAGGCGTCCGCCGAGTGGGACGGTCCCGCCCGCGACAGTGCCTTCATCAACAAGCGCATCGCGGGAACGTGGAGTGCACTCAACACAGTCGATAAGGTCGTCTCCGAAGGGGACGCAACCCGCGACTCGATGGCAGTGTACAAACCGCCAGCGGGTCCGAACGGGCAGTCCGCAACGTTCTACGGGGTCAACCTCGTCGGTATCCACCCGTGGACGGACTATCCGGACGAAGCCGCCAAGTGGCTCAAGTACCTGATGAGACCCGCCGTCAACGCCGACGTCGCCTCGATGACCGGCTTCCTGCCGACGATAAAAAGCGGCTTCGACCAAGAGCAGTTCTCCGGACCGCTGTACCAGAAGTTCTCCGACGAGGTGCTTCCGGGTGCGAAGACGTTCCCACAGGTCATCGGCTGGGGCGAAGTCGAAGGAACGATCAAGAACGCCGTGACCGATATCCTCACGAAAGGTGTCAGCGGCGACTGGAGCGAAGGCGACACGAAAGCCGCACTCGACAAGGCGGTACAGCAGGCAAACAACGTCCTGAGCGAAAACTAA